The DNA sequence GCTGAACCAGGCGTTCCAGGCTCGCGGTGAAGAGTGGACCGAAGATCACGTGGCTTATCGCACCTTGCCCGGTGAATTCACCGGCGCTCATATCCTGCAGGGTGTGTTCGAAGTCCTCGGCTACACGCGCAAAGATGATTATTTCTTTGACGCGAAGCAGCTGAAAGCGTTCTGGCTCTGTCCACCGGATGTGACCGGGCACACGCGCGACGCTTCGCCCAAGATCTTCGTTTCGGAATTGATCCCGACCAAATTCTCCTCGGACTTTCAGGAAGTCATTCGCCGCCTGACGTCGCAGGTGACCGCTTCCCCTTTGCGCCGCATCCAGCAGCTGCGTGATCAGGTGAAAGCCGGCAAGCAGGACGCCGCTGATGCATTGATCAAGGAATGCGTAACGCTGCTCACGACCTTCCCTTCATGGAATCGGCCGAGCCTTCGCGATTATGAAGTCCTGAAGAAAGAGAGCGAGTACGCGTCGTGGACCATGCTCTATGGGCATCAGA is a window from the Oligoflexus sp. genome containing:
- a CDS encoding DUF1338 domain-containing protein, with product MELINHCRREVFKRLWKHYTQLVPDVAKLNQAFQARGEEWTEDHVAYRTLPGEFTGAHILQGVFEVLGYTRKDDYFFDAKQLKAFWLCPPDVTGHTRDASPKIFVSELIPTKFSSDFQEVIRRLTSQVTASPLRRIQQLRDQVKAGKQDAADALIKECVTLLTTFPSWNRPSLRDYEVLKKESEYASWTMLYGHQINHFTVSVHLLKSFKGIKELADFLEKDVKVPMNKVGGVVKGTPDLLLEQISTMAVDMEYEFQEGLEKVPYGFVEFAYRYPLAGKKTDGQWQSYYQGFVTSNADKIFESTFK